The following DNA comes from Candidatus Omnitrophota bacterium.
CTGGGTGCCGGGTCATTGGGAACGGAAAAGTAAACACAGAAGACATGTCAAGACAAGGAGATACGAACCTAGTCCTGAGTTTCTTTTATTCTACTCTATTAGCAAAATCATCCAAAACTGTCGATAACCCGTAAGCATGCCTTCTAAAAAGTTTCCTTGAGGTTTGCCTTAAAAAGTGGTAAAATATAACAATACGGCAAATCAAAAAGGGGGAAAATAAGTTATGGGAAATGACTTTTTAGAAGACCTGATAATTAAAAATAATTCAAAAATAGTACTCCTGGTTATGGATGGAGTAGGGGGCCTGCCTTTAAAAGAAGGCGGCAAAACAGAATTAGCCACTGCCCATATGCCTAATTTAGATAAATTGGCTGTTTCTTCGATCTGCGGAATGCTTGACCCGGTTATGCCCGGCATAACACCGGGAAGCGGGCCGGGCCACCTGGCCTTATTCGGCTATGACCCTCTAAAACATACTATCGGCAGGGGAGTGCTTTCGGCCCTGGGTATAGATTTCAAATTAAAAGAGGGTGATGTCTGCGCCAGGATCAACTTTGCCACGGTAAATAGTGACGGAAAAATCTCAGATAGAAGGGCAGGAAGGCTGGATACAGAAGAAAATAAGCGAATTTGCGGAAATCTGCGAGAAAATATCAAAGTAGAAGGGATAGAAATATTTATTGAGACTGTTAAAGAGCACCGTGCTGTGCTGGTGCTTCGCGGCCAAGATTTAGACGGCCATATCCTGGATACAGACCCTCAGCAAAACGGTTTTATGCCTCTGGACCCCGTAGCTGCAACTAAAAATGCCAAGAAAACAAGGGACATCATCCAACAGATCATTCAACAGGCAAGGAGCTCCTTAAAACAGGAAAAATCAGCCAATATGATCCTGCTCAGGGGATTTGCCGGATTTAAAGTCTCTAAATCCTTAGAAGAACGTTTTGGCCTTAAGGCCTTAGCTATTGCCCGGTATCCAATGTACAAAGGGCTTGCCAGGTTAATCGGTATGGATATCGCCAGCCAACCCCGGGA
Coding sequences within:
- a CDS encoding 2,3-bisphosphoglycerate-independent phosphoglycerate mutase, translated to MGNDFLEDLIIKNNSKIVLLVMDGVGGLPLKEGGKTELATAHMPNLDKLAVSSICGMLDPVMPGITPGSGPGHLALFGYDPLKHTIGRGVLSALGIDFKLKEGDVCARINFATVNSDGKISDRRAGRLDTEENKRICGNLRENIKVEGIEIFIETVKEHRAVLVLRGQDLDGHILDTDPQQNGFMPLDPVAATKNAKKTRDIIQQIIQQARSSLKQEKSANMILLRGFAGFKVSKSLEERFGLKALAIARYPMYKGLARLIGMDIASQPRDLSEEINLLKDNFDKYDFFFVHFKRTDSSGEDGNFAEKVKEIEKIDKLIPDILKLKPDVIAVTADHSTPARMKSHSWHSVPAMIYSQYCRADDVKKFDEISCIKGGLGRMAAINLIGITLANGLRLKKFGA